From a single Kitasatospora azatica KCTC 9699 genomic region:
- a CDS encoding MFS transporter, whose product MSDTASSAVRWSPRLWGTLIVLCAALFLDALDVSMVGVALPSIGTSLNLSTSTLQWVVSGYVLGYGGLLLLGGRAADLLGRRRVFLIALAVFAAASLLGGLVDDGALLIGARFLKGAAAAFTAPAALSIITTTFAEGPARNKALSIFTTCGASGYSLGLVISGLLTSVGWRWTFLMPVPVALVALVFAIRLLPKHAREDSDGGYDVAGAITGTAALLLLVFTVTEAQSVGWASLRTIGSLLAVAALGAAFLLIEQRTAHPLVRLGIFRNGSVARANLSAFVLMGSYAGFQFIVALYLQRLLGWSALEMGFALLPAGALVALSATRMGAIVDRFGTGKLLPLGSAAMVLGYALFLRLGPDSTFLALVLPSMVLLGIGFALFYPSANIAATDGVADEEQGLASGLVNTAMQVGNALVLAVTTAVITAGTHGGDSPHAQLAGYRPALLLVTGVALIGLLVAAGGALLDRRRAAARHSVPDYDYARVGAEAAPEMGAPAAGGRGRV is encoded by the coding sequence ATGTCTGACACCGCGTCCAGTGCCGTCCGCTGGAGCCCACGGCTCTGGGGCACCCTGATCGTGCTCTGCGCCGCACTCTTCCTCGACGCGCTGGACGTCTCGATGGTCGGCGTCGCGCTGCCCTCGATCGGCACCTCCCTGAACCTCTCCACCTCCACCCTGCAGTGGGTGGTCAGCGGCTATGTGCTCGGCTACGGCGGCCTGTTGCTGCTCGGCGGCCGGGCCGCCGACCTGCTGGGCCGGCGCCGGGTCTTCCTGATCGCGCTCGCCGTCTTCGCCGCCGCCTCGCTGCTCGGCGGCCTGGTCGACGACGGCGCGCTGCTGATCGGCGCCCGCTTCCTGAAGGGCGCGGCCGCCGCGTTCACCGCGCCCGCCGCGCTCTCGATCATCACCACCACCTTCGCCGAGGGCCCGGCCCGCAACAAGGCGCTCTCGATCTTCACCACCTGCGGCGCCAGCGGCTACTCGCTGGGCCTGGTGATCAGCGGCCTGCTCACCTCGGTGGGCTGGCGCTGGACCTTCCTGATGCCGGTCCCGGTGGCCCTGGTCGCGCTGGTCTTCGCGATCCGCCTGCTGCCCAAGCACGCACGTGAGGACAGCGACGGCGGCTACGACGTGGCCGGCGCGATCACCGGCACCGCCGCCCTGCTGCTGCTGGTCTTCACCGTCACCGAGGCGCAGAGCGTCGGTTGGGCGAGCCTGCGCACCATCGGCTCGCTGCTGGCGGTCGCGGCGCTGGGCGCCGCCTTCCTGCTGATCGAGCAGCGCACCGCGCACCCGCTGGTGCGGCTCGGCATCTTCCGCAACGGCAGCGTGGCCCGGGCCAACCTCAGCGCGTTCGTACTGATGGGCTCCTACGCCGGCTTCCAGTTCATCGTGGCGCTCTACCTGCAGCGGCTGCTCGGCTGGTCGGCGCTGGAGATGGGCTTCGCCCTGCTGCCGGCCGGCGCGCTGGTCGCGCTGTCCGCCACCAGGATGGGCGCGATCGTGGACCGCTTCGGCACCGGCAAGCTGCTCCCGCTGGGCAGTGCGGCGATGGTCCTCGGCTACGCGCTCTTCCTGCGGCTCGGCCCGGACAGCACCTTCCTGGCGCTGGTGCTGCCCAGCATGGTGCTGCTCGGCATCGGCTTCGCGCTCTTCTACCCCTCGGCCAACATCGCCGCCACCGACGGCGTGGCCGACGAGGAGCAGGGTCTGGCCTCCGGTCTGGTGAATACCGCGATGCAGGTGGGCAACGCCCTGGTGCTCGCCGTCACCACCGCGGTGATCACGGCCGGCACGCACGGCGGCGACAGCCCGCACGCCCAGTTGGCCGGCTACCGCCCGGCCCTGCTGCTGGTCACCGGGGTCGCCCTGATCGGTCTGCTGGTGGCCGCCGGCGGCGCGCTGCTGGACCGCCGCCGGGCGGCGGCGCGGCACTCGGTGCCGGACTACGATTACGCCCGGGTCGGCGCCGAGGCGGCGCCGGAGATGGGGGCTCCCGCGGCCGGAGGTCGAGGGAGGGTCTGA
- a CDS encoding MarR family winged helix-turn-helix transcriptional regulator gives MRTADPAATAALVSEWRELLARHAATACALDRELSEHHGLGMSEFEVLERLTEAPEEHQDKLRVQELAETVHLSQSALSRLIGRLEKAELVERAMCAEDRRGIYVRLTELGRERYEAARPLHREVLSRSLTDHQNPGE, from the coding sequence GTGCGAACAGCTGACCCGGCCGCGACGGCCGCCCTGGTCTCCGAGTGGCGCGAGCTCCTGGCTCGCCACGCGGCCACCGCCTGCGCCCTGGACCGCGAGCTGAGCGAGCACCACGGGCTCGGCATGAGCGAGTTCGAGGTGCTGGAGCGCCTCACCGAGGCTCCCGAGGAGCACCAGGACAAGCTCCGGGTGCAGGAACTCGCCGAGACGGTGCACCTCAGCCAGAGCGCGCTGTCCCGCCTGATCGGCCGGCTGGAGAAGGCCGAGCTGGTCGAGCGCGCCATGTGCGCCGAGGACCGCCGCGGCATCTACGTCCGCCTCACCGAACTCGGCCGCGAGCGCTACGAGGCCGCCCGCCCGCTCCACCGCGAGGTGCTGAGCCGAAGCCTGACGGATCATCAGAACCCGGGCGAGTAA